A region of Geobacillus sp. 46C-IIa DNA encodes the following proteins:
- a CDS encoding flagellar basal body rod protein — MAKKIGLFVAGGVALLVLLFHLGPLVGLAITLAVLYYAFKKCLKAPSTVGKVVWALIGCAALVASASNVPALIALVAAYVLYVVYKKWNGVKDERAVPEVGDPFVNFEKQWAELQKHY; from the coding sequence ATGGCAAAAAAGATTGGACTGTTCGTTGCCGGCGGGGTGGCGTTGCTTGTGTTGCTGTTTCATCTCGGGCCGCTTGTCGGGCTGGCAATCACGCTGGCGGTGCTGTACTATGCGTTCAAGAAATGTTTGAAAGCCCCATCGACAGTTGGGAAAGTGGTGTGGGCGCTCATTGGCTGTGCGGCGTTGGTGGCCAGCGCCTCGAATGTGCCGGCGCTCATCGCGCTTGTCGCAGCATATGTGTTGTATGTCGTATATAAAAAATGGAACGGAGTGAAAGATGAGCGCGCCGTTCCAGAAGTAGGCGACCCGTTTGTCAACTTTGAAAAACAATGGGCGGAGCTGCAGAAGCATTATTAA
- a CDS encoding response regulator transcription factor, translating to MIKVLLVDDHEMVRLGVSAYVSAQPDMEVIGEAEDGKKGVELALELRPDVILMDLVMEPMDGIAATQEIIHAWPEAKIIVVTSFLDDEKVFAALEAGATSYLLKTSKASEIADAIRATFHGQSVLEPEVAGKVMQNRRRQRERLPHEQLTSREMEVLLLMAQGKTNQEMADELFISLKTVKVHVSNILAKLGVQDRTQAVIYAFRHGLVK from the coding sequence GTGATTAAGGTGCTGCTTGTCGATGATCATGAAATGGTGCGGCTTGGCGTGTCGGCGTATGTATCCGCTCAACCGGATATGGAGGTGATCGGTGAGGCGGAAGATGGGAAAAAAGGGGTGGAGCTCGCCCTCGAGTTGCGGCCGGATGTCATTTTAATGGATCTTGTGATGGAACCGATGGACGGCATTGCGGCGACACAGGAAATCATCCATGCATGGCCGGAGGCAAAAATCATTGTCGTGACGAGTTTTTTGGATGATGAAAAGGTGTTCGCTGCGCTTGAAGCAGGGGCGACGAGCTATTTGTTGAAAACATCGAAAGCGAGCGAAATTGCCGACGCCATTCGCGCTACGTTCCACGGGCAATCGGTGCTCGAGCCGGAAGTGGCGGGAAAAGTCATGCAAAACCGGCGAAGACAACGAGAGCGGCTGCCGCACGAACAGCTCACGAGCCGGGAGATGGAAGTGCTTTTGCTGATGGCGCAAGGGAAGACGAATCAAGAAATGGCCGATGAATTGTTCATTTCGCTCAAAACGGTGAAAGTGCATGTGAGCAACATCCTCGCCAAACTCGGCGTCCAAGACCGGACGCAAGCGGTGATTTATGCGTTTCGCCACGGGCTGGTGAAATGA
- a CDS encoding PspA/IM30 family protein — MVSVFSRLKTIIEADLHEWLDEKEKKNPIALLNHYLRQCEQEVERVRQLLERQYVLKEQFAREHREAEQMAEKRSKQAEVAAQAGEVELAEFARREQAHYAERAGRLKQLLEQASRELFELEAKYEDMKHKLKDMQMRRMELMGRENAVRAHYRIHRVINGDAGPALAAFADAEAYLDRLEQQVQSDDYRSTIDARIAQLEKQLHEGN, encoded by the coding sequence ATGGTGAGTGTATTCTCTCGCTTGAAAACGATCATTGAAGCCGATCTTCATGAATGGCTTGACGAAAAAGAAAAGAAAAACCCCATTGCGCTGCTCAATCACTATTTGCGCCAATGTGAACAAGAAGTCGAGCGGGTGCGGCAGCTGCTTGAGCGCCAGTATGTGCTGAAAGAGCAGTTTGCCCGTGAACATCGCGAGGCAGAACAGATGGCGGAAAAACGAAGCAAGCAGGCGGAGGTGGCGGCGCAGGCCGGGGAAGTAGAGCTGGCCGAATTTGCCCGGCGCGAACAAGCGCACTATGCGGAACGGGCGGGCCGCCTGAAACAGCTGCTCGAGCAAGCGAGCCGCGAGCTGTTTGAGTTGGAAGCAAAATATGAGGACATGAAGCATAAGCTGAAAGACATGCAGATGCGGCGCATGGAGTTGATGGGAAGGGAAAACGCGGTGCGGGCGCACTACCGAATCCATCGGGTGATCAACGGGGATGCCGGCCCGGCGCTGGCGGCGTTCGCCGATGCGGAAGCCTACCTTGACCGCCTGGAGCAGCAAGTCCAGTCCGATGATTATCGGAGCACGATTGACGCCCGCATTGCCCAATTGGAAAAGCAGTTGCACGAAGGAAACTAA
- a CDS encoding sensor histidine kinase codes for MSRPLIVSVLSALTVFGLLFVSFVYAFPLGAWAELWERTVMGVPFLLFVTAGCLLIGIASGLLLDFVWRRQCEALRQALEHIERGEIGELYRTEPPSELQDVWQQIEKLQAQWLEQTKRVQKLAAEKAEQEERLVERILSEERTRLARELHDSVSQQLFAASMMMSAVIETMPLDDERQRKQLAMVEQMIHQSQLEMRALLLHLRPVQLKGKSLQEGMNELLTELAGKVPLEMKWKIEDVPLDKGVEDHLFRILQESLSNTLRHAKAKSLEVLLIERDGFAILRVTDDGVGFDVERSKSGSYGLQHMYERAAEIGGMLKIVSLKGQGTRLEVKVPLLHRGDDRD; via the coding sequence ATGAGCCGGCCGTTGATCGTTTCCGTTTTATCAGCGCTGACCGTTTTTGGTTTGTTATTTGTTTCCTTTGTGTACGCGTTTCCGCTGGGGGCGTGGGCGGAGCTGTGGGAGAGAACGGTGATGGGGGTCCCGTTTTTGCTGTTTGTGACAGCCGGCTGTTTGCTGATTGGAATCGCGAGCGGGCTTCTGTTGGACTTCGTTTGGCGCAGGCAGTGCGAGGCTCTCAGGCAGGCTCTTGAACACATTGAACGCGGTGAAATCGGGGAGCTTTACCGGACCGAGCCGCCATCGGAACTGCAAGACGTTTGGCAACAAATCGAGAAACTGCAAGCGCAATGGCTCGAGCAAACGAAACGCGTGCAAAAATTGGCGGCGGAAAAGGCCGAACAGGAAGAACGGCTCGTTGAACGCATTCTTTCTGAAGAGCGCACGCGGCTGGCGCGGGAGCTGCACGATTCGGTCAGCCAACAATTGTTCGCCGCTTCGATGATGATGTCGGCCGTCATCGAAACGATGCCGCTGGATGATGAACGGCAACGCAAACAATTGGCCATGGTCGAACAAATGATTCATCAGTCGCAATTGGAAATGCGGGCGCTGCTTTTGCATTTGCGGCCGGTGCAGTTGAAAGGAAAATCGCTCCAAGAAGGGATGAACGAACTGCTCACGGAATTGGCGGGCAAAGTGCCGCTCGAGATGAAGTGGAAAATCGAAGATGTTCCGCTGGATAAAGGGGTGGAAGATCATCTGTTTCGCATTTTGCAGGAGTCGCTGTCTAACACGTTGCGCCATGCGAAAGCGAAATCGTTGGAAGTGCTGCTCATCGAACGGGACGGGTTTGCCATTTTGCGCGTCACGGACGATGGTGTTGGTTTTGATGTGGAACGTTCGAAAAGCGGCTCGTACGGGTTGCAGCACATGTATGAGCGGGCGGCGGAAATCGGCGGGATGTTGAAAATCGTGAGTTTAAAAGGTCAAGGAACGAGGTTGGAAGTGAAAGTGCCGCTTTTGCACAGGGGGGATGACCGTGATTAA
- the liaF gene encoding cell wall-active antibiotics response protein LiaF, producing MLDQRKKTDYVSWAVLIALVLFAIEISFFHPGWLFSIGLSVALLYIGKQSWPRKRGKVLFWLGGISLVFHMFTMVTARLIIVAGLFYVLWKFVQSKQQPTVIRPVITEATSGKEEIIGREPLFHNVLFGRQATPEYVYEWDDVNIQTGIGDTVIDVSNTVLPKGEAVIMVRGLIGHVRVLVPYEVETKVVHSSVVGGATVFGHATEHLLNQTFLYQTPSYQAAERKLKIVTSMMIGHLEVKRL from the coding sequence ATGCTCGATCAACGGAAGAAAACGGATTATGTCAGCTGGGCGGTTTTGATCGCGCTAGTGCTTTTTGCGATTGAAATTTCGTTTTTCCATCCCGGATGGTTGTTTTCCATCGGATTATCGGTCGCTTTGCTTTATATCGGAAAACAGTCATGGCCGCGCAAACGGGGGAAAGTGCTCTTTTGGCTCGGTGGCATTAGTCTCGTGTTTCATATGTTTACGATGGTGACGGCCCGGTTGATCATTGTTGCTGGCTTATTTTACGTTCTTTGGAAGTTCGTTCAATCCAAGCAGCAGCCGACCGTTATTCGGCCAGTCATCACCGAAGCGACTAGTGGAAAAGAGGAAATCATTGGCCGAGAGCCGCTGTTTCATAATGTGCTGTTTGGACGGCAAGCGACTCCCGAATATGTGTATGAATGGGATGATGTGAATATTCAAACCGGTATTGGCGATACGGTGATCGATGTCAGCAACACCGTCTTGCCGAAAGGGGAAGCGGTGATTATGGTGCGCGGGTTGATCGGTCATGTGCGCGTGCTTGTTCCGTACGAGGTGGAGACAAAAGTCGTCCATTCGTCCGTCGTTGGCGGTGCGACGGTGTTTGGGCATGCAACAGAACATTTGCTCAATCAAACGTTCCTTTATCAGACTCCTTCGTATCAAGCGGCCGAGCGGAAACTGAAAATTGTCACCTCGATGATGATCGGCCATCTTGAGGTGAAGCGGCTATGA